A single region of the Gossypium arboreum isolate Shixiya-1 chromosome 12, ASM2569848v2, whole genome shotgun sequence genome encodes:
- the LOC108479050 gene encoding monothiol glutaredoxin-S1: MDVVTSMVADRPVVIFSRTTCCMSHTIKTLINGFGANPTVYELDEIQNGQQVERELQQMGCNPSVPAVFIGQRLVGGANQVMSLQLRNQLVPLLKRAGAIWI; this comes from the coding sequence ATGGATGTGGTCACAAGTATGGTTGCTGACAGACCAGTGGTCATTTTTAGCAGGACTACCTGTTGCATGAGCCATACCATCAAGACTCTCATCAATGGGTTCGGGGCGAACCCCACGGTTTACGAGCTCGATGAAATTCAGAATGGGCAACAAGTTGAAAGGGAACTGCAGCAGATGGGGTGCAATCCCAGTGTACCAGCTGTTTTCATAGGGCAGCGGCTTGTTGGAGGTGCTAACCAAGTCATGTCCCTCCAACTCAGGAACCAGCTTGTCCCATTGCTCAAAAGGGCTGGTGCTATATGGATTTGA
- the LOC108479047 gene encoding monothiol glutaredoxin-S1-like: MDVVTRMVADRPVVIFSRTTCCMSHTIKTLISGFGANPTVYELDEIPNGQQVERALQQMGCNPSVPAVFIGQQLVGGPNQVMSLQLRNQLVPLLIRAGAIWI; this comes from the coding sequence ATGGATGTAGTTACAAGGATGGTTGCTGACAGGCCAGTGGTCATCTTTAGCAGGACAACTTGTTGCATGAGCCATACCATCAAGACTCTCATCAGTGGGTTTGGGGCGAACCCGACGGTTTACGAGCTCGATGAAATTCCGAATGGGCAACAAGTTGAAAGGGCACTGCAGCAGATGGGGTGCAATCCCAGTGTACCTGCTGTTTTCATAGGGCAACAGCTGGTTGGAGGTCCTAACCAAGTCATGTCCCTTCAACTCAGGAACCAGCTTGTCCCACTGCTCATAAGGGCTGGAGCAATATGGATTTGA
- the LOC108478536 gene encoding uncharacterized protein LOC108478536 yields the protein MRASLSQLGNILPIPKLFRQLEQEMETVIKVLQPGPLGIIEHKFSAEEIREANATVRKAVENWRRNAIIEHRNGILKDYIHR from the exons ATGCGGGCTTCTCTTTCTCAATTGGGCAATATCTTGCCCATTCCCAAGCTCTTCCG GCAATTGGAGCAAGAAATGGAAACTGTTATCAAGGTGTTACAACCTGGACCCTTGGGAATCATCGAGCATAAATTCTCCGCTGAAGAAATCCGCGAAGCAAACGCCACGGTTCGTAAAGCCGTCGAGAATTGGCGGAGGAATGCAATTATAGAGCACAGAAATGGCATTTTGAAAGATTACATTCACAGGTGA
- the LOC108478763 gene encoding BTB/POZ domain-containing protein At1g03010-like isoform X2, protein MGVVTVGELKTSISGKRSFRPSSTIRHAATEWPISDVSSDVTIEIGASSFALHKFPLVSRSGRIRRLLIEEKDATISRMNLSLIPGGPEAFELAAKFCYGINIEITLSNVAMLRCAAHFLEMTEEFVQKNLEARTEAYLKDTVLPNISNSISVLHRCECLSPVSEEINLVNRLINAIANNACKEQLASGLLKLDHNFPMKTMPNIEPETPSDWWGKSLSVLNLECFQRVLTAVKSKGLKQDMISKILINYTHNSLQGLVIRDPHIVRGSLLDMELQKKQRVIVEAMVSLLPTQSRRSSVPMAFLSSLLKTAIASSASTSCRSDLERRIGLLLDQAILEDILIPANSYGNNHGTMYDTESILRIFSIFLNLDEDDDEDNRMRDESEMAYDFDSPGSPKQSSILKVSKLLDTYLAEIALDTNLLPSKFIALAELLPDHARIISDGLYRAVDIFLKVHPNIKDSERYRLCKTIDCQKLSQEACSHAAQNERLPVQMAVQVLYFEQIRLRNAMNGGHNQFFFGTINSQFPQRSSSGAGSGAISPRDNYASVRRENRELKLEVARMRMRLTDLEKDHVSMKQELVRSHPANKIFKSFTKKLSKQLNSLFRINNLKPIGSKPNAESRFLFQRRRRHSIS, encoded by the exons ATGGGTGTTGTTACAGTTGGTGAACTTAAAACAAGTATATCTGGGAAGAGATCTTTTCGTCCAAGTTCAACTATAAGGCATGCTGCCACCGAATG GCCTATTTCTGATGTTTCTAGTGATGTTACCATTGAAATAGGAGCATCAAGCTTTGCACTTCACAAG TTCCCTCTAGTTTCTCGGAGTGGACGAATTCGTAGACTGTTGATCGAAGAAAAGGATGCAACGATTTCGCGTATGAATCTCTCTTTGATTCCTGGTGGACCGGAAGCATTTGAGCTAGCTGCAAAGTTCTGCTATGGAATAAATATCGAGATTACATTATCGAACGTCGCGATGTTACGATGTGCAGCGCATTTTTTGGAAATGACGGAAGAGTTTGTGCAGAAGAACTTGGAAGCTCGTACAGAAGCGTATCTGAAGGACACGGTACTCCCGAACATATCAAACTCGATATCTGTTCTTCACCGTTGCGAATGCCTCTCGCCTGTATCCGAAGAGATCAACTTGGTTAATAGGCTTATCAATGCAATTGCCAATAATGCATGCAAAGAGCAGCTTGCTTCAGGCTTACTTAAACTTGATCACAACTTTCCAATGAAAACTATGCCAAACATCGAACCGGAAACGCCATCTGACTGGTGGGGAAAGTCACTGTCGGTTCTTAATCTCGAGTGCTTCCAACGAGTTTTAACGGCCGTGAAGTCTAAGGGTCTAAAACAGGATATGATCAGCAAGATTTTGATAAATTACACCCATAATTCTCTTCAAGGCCTGGTCATTAGGGACCCTCACATTGTAAGGGGAAGCCTGTTGGACATGGAACTGCAAAAGAAACAAAGGGTCATTGTTGAAGCCATGGTTAGCTTACTGCCAACTCAATCAAGGAGGAGTTCAGTTCCCATGGCTTTCCTGTCTAGTTTACTGAAAACTGCAATAGCTTCATCAGCATCCACTTCATGCAGATCTGATCTAGAGAGGAGGATAGGCCTGCTACTAGACCAGGCAATCCTTGAAGATATCCTTATACCAGCTAATTCATATGGTAACAATCACGGAACCATGTATGATACGGAGTCGATCTTGAGGATCTTCTCCATATTTTTGAACTTGGATGAGGATGATGATGAAGATAATCGCATGAGAGATGAAAGTGAAATGGCATATGATTTTGACAGTCCTGGATCCCCAAAACAAAGTTCAATCCTCAAGGTATCCAAGTTACTTGACACTTACCTTGCAGAAATTGCACTGGACACAAACTTGTTGCCATCAAAATTCATAGCACTTGCAGAGTTACTTCCTGATCATGCTCGGATCATTAGCGACGGGCTATACCGAGCCGTCGATATCTTCCTCAAG GTTCATCCGAACATAAAGGACTCGGAACGCTATAGACTATGCAAAACAATAGACTGTCAGAAATTATCACAAGAAGCTTGTAGTCATGCAGCACAGAACGAAAGGTTACCTGTCCAAATGGCGGTCCAGGTGTTATATTTCGAGCAAATCAGGCTCCGGAACGCGATGAACGGAGGTCACAACCAATTCTTTTTTGGCACAATCAACAGCCAGTTCCCTCAAAGATCGAGCAGTGGTGCAGGGAGTGGAGCCATCTCGCCTAGAGATAACTACGCGTCGGTCAGACGAGAAAACCGAGAGCTGAAACTCGAAGTGGCAAGGATGAGGATGAGGCTAACGGATTTAGAAAAAGATCACGTGTCAATGAAACAAGAGCTGGTAAGGTCACACCCTGCTAACAAGATATTCAAATCATTCACTAAGAAATTAAGCAAGCAACTCAACTCGTTATTCAGGATCAATAATTTGAAGCCAATAGGGAGTAAACCAAATGCAGAATCTCGTTTCTTGTTCCAAAGGAGAAGGCGTCACTCAAtatcataa
- the LOC108478763 gene encoding BTB/POZ domain-containing protein At1g03010-like isoform X1 produces MGLQDYAKQNIMISKFLALTSMPISDVSSDVTIEIGASSFALHKFPLVSRSGRIRRLLIEEKDATISRMNLSLIPGGPEAFELAAKFCYGINIEITLSNVAMLRCAAHFLEMTEEFVQKNLEARTEAYLKDTVLPNISNSISVLHRCECLSPVSEEINLVNRLINAIANNACKEQLASGLLKLDHNFPMKTMPNIEPETPSDWWGKSLSVLNLECFQRVLTAVKSKGLKQDMISKILINYTHNSLQGLVIRDPHIVRGSLLDMELQKKQRVIVEAMVSLLPTQSRRSSVPMAFLSSLLKTAIASSASTSCRSDLERRIGLLLDQAILEDILIPANSYGNNHGTMYDTESILRIFSIFLNLDEDDDEDNRMRDESEMAYDFDSPGSPKQSSILKVSKLLDTYLAEIALDTNLLPSKFIALAELLPDHARIISDGLYRAVDIFLKVHPNIKDSERYRLCKTIDCQKLSQEACSHAAQNERLPVQMAVQVLYFEQIRLRNAMNGGHNQFFFGTINSQFPQRSSSGAGSGAISPRDNYASVRRENRELKLEVARMRMRLTDLEKDHVSMKQELVRSHPANKIFKSFTKKLSKQLNSLFRINNLKPIGSKPNAESRFLFQRRRRHSIS; encoded by the exons ATGGGATTGCAGGACTATGCTAAACAAAACATCATGATATCTAAATTTTTGGCACTAACAAGCAT GCCTATTTCTGATGTTTCTAGTGATGTTACCATTGAAATAGGAGCATCAAGCTTTGCACTTCACAAG TTCCCTCTAGTTTCTCGGAGTGGACGAATTCGTAGACTGTTGATCGAAGAAAAGGATGCAACGATTTCGCGTATGAATCTCTCTTTGATTCCTGGTGGACCGGAAGCATTTGAGCTAGCTGCAAAGTTCTGCTATGGAATAAATATCGAGATTACATTATCGAACGTCGCGATGTTACGATGTGCAGCGCATTTTTTGGAAATGACGGAAGAGTTTGTGCAGAAGAACTTGGAAGCTCGTACAGAAGCGTATCTGAAGGACACGGTACTCCCGAACATATCAAACTCGATATCTGTTCTTCACCGTTGCGAATGCCTCTCGCCTGTATCCGAAGAGATCAACTTGGTTAATAGGCTTATCAATGCAATTGCCAATAATGCATGCAAAGAGCAGCTTGCTTCAGGCTTACTTAAACTTGATCACAACTTTCCAATGAAAACTATGCCAAACATCGAACCGGAAACGCCATCTGACTGGTGGGGAAAGTCACTGTCGGTTCTTAATCTCGAGTGCTTCCAACGAGTTTTAACGGCCGTGAAGTCTAAGGGTCTAAAACAGGATATGATCAGCAAGATTTTGATAAATTACACCCATAATTCTCTTCAAGGCCTGGTCATTAGGGACCCTCACATTGTAAGGGGAAGCCTGTTGGACATGGAACTGCAAAAGAAACAAAGGGTCATTGTTGAAGCCATGGTTAGCTTACTGCCAACTCAATCAAGGAGGAGTTCAGTTCCCATGGCTTTCCTGTCTAGTTTACTGAAAACTGCAATAGCTTCATCAGCATCCACTTCATGCAGATCTGATCTAGAGAGGAGGATAGGCCTGCTACTAGACCAGGCAATCCTTGAAGATATCCTTATACCAGCTAATTCATATGGTAACAATCACGGAACCATGTATGATACGGAGTCGATCTTGAGGATCTTCTCCATATTTTTGAACTTGGATGAGGATGATGATGAAGATAATCGCATGAGAGATGAAAGTGAAATGGCATATGATTTTGACAGTCCTGGATCCCCAAAACAAAGTTCAATCCTCAAGGTATCCAAGTTACTTGACACTTACCTTGCAGAAATTGCACTGGACACAAACTTGTTGCCATCAAAATTCATAGCACTTGCAGAGTTACTTCCTGATCATGCTCGGATCATTAGCGACGGGCTATACCGAGCCGTCGATATCTTCCTCAAG GTTCATCCGAACATAAAGGACTCGGAACGCTATAGACTATGCAAAACAATAGACTGTCAGAAATTATCACAAGAAGCTTGTAGTCATGCAGCACAGAACGAAAGGTTACCTGTCCAAATGGCGGTCCAGGTGTTATATTTCGAGCAAATCAGGCTCCGGAACGCGATGAACGGAGGTCACAACCAATTCTTTTTTGGCACAATCAACAGCCAGTTCCCTCAAAGATCGAGCAGTGGTGCAGGGAGTGGAGCCATCTCGCCTAGAGATAACTACGCGTCGGTCAGACGAGAAAACCGAGAGCTGAAACTCGAAGTGGCAAGGATGAGGATGAGGCTAACGGATTTAGAAAAAGATCACGTGTCAATGAAACAAGAGCTGGTAAGGTCACACCCTGCTAACAAGATATTCAAATCATTCACTAAGAAATTAAGCAAGCAACTCAACTCGTTATTCAGGATCAATAATTTGAAGCCAATAGGGAGTAAACCAAATGCAGAATCTCGTTTCTTGTTCCAAAGGAGAAGGCGTCACTCAAtatcataa
- the LOC108476478 gene encoding zinc finger CCCH domain-containing protein 32, giving the protein MELYGRNPGRNGSQSVHQPEWSPAGPGTGLEESMWQLSLRGAESYPERPGVPDCVYYMRTGLCGYGSRCRYNHPRNRAAVEAAVRATGEYPERPGEPACQFYLKTGTCKFGASCKFHHPKHGGGSFSQVPLNIYGYPLRPGEEECSYYLKMGQCKFGVTCKFHHPQPAGTSMPVSAPQFYQPVQSPSVPMPEQYGGASASVRVARPPLLPGSYVQGAYGPVLFSPGVVPIPGWSHYSAPVSPVLSPGAQPAVGATSLYGLTQLSSSTPSLAGPYPSLPSSTGPSSSNQKDQTFPERPGEPECQYYLRTGDCKFGSTCRYHHPRDRVVPRTNCILSPMGLPLRPGVQPCSFYLQNGHCKFGSTCKFDHPVGAMRYNPSASSFIDMPVAPYQFGSLLATLAPSSSSSDLRPELISSKKDSYLSRIPSSASTSSSSVGLIFSQTGSVPLSDLQLSSQSSVPLSSSRSTRQGGEVRRTN; this is encoded by the exons ATGGAGTTATACGGTCGAAACCCGGGACGGAATGGGTCGCAATCGGTTCACCAACCCGAATGGAGCCCCGCCGGTCCCGGAACCGGCCTGGAAG AATCGATGTGGCAATTGTCGTTGAGGGGGGCCGAATCGTACCCGGAACGGCCCGGGGTACCTGACTGTGTTTACTACATGCGAACCGGTTTGTGCGGATATGGTAGCAGGTGCCGTTACAATCACCCTCGCAACCGTGCTGCG GTTGAGGCTGCAGTAAGAGCTACAGGGGAGTACCCTGAACGACCAGGGGAACCTGCATGCCAG TTTTATTTAAAAACTGGGACTTGTAAATTTGGTGCATCCTGTAAGTTTCACCATCCAAAACATGGAGGTGGATCCTTTAGCCAAGTTCCACTGAATATATATGGATACCCATTACGACCG GGTGAGGAAGAATGCTCCTACTATTTGAAAATGGGGCAGTGCAAATTTGGCGTTACTTGTAAATTCCATCATCCTCAACCTGCTGGTACATCAATGCCAGTATCTGCACCTCAATTTTATCAGCCGGTGCAGTCTCCTTCAGTTCCTATGCCTGAACAGTATGGGGGAGCATCCGCCAGTGTGAGAGTGGCTAGGCCTCCACTATTACCAGGTTCATATGTTCAAGGGGCTTATGGTCCTGTACTCTTTTCCCCTGGAGTGGTTCCTATTCCGGGCTGGAGTCATTACTCG GCACCTGTGAGCCCAGTACTCTCTCCTGGTGCGCAACCTGCTGTTGGAGCAACTTCTCTCTATGGACTAACGCAGCTATCTTCTTCAACACCTTCACTTGCAGGACCATATCCTTCCTTGCCCTCTTCCACTGGCCCTTCAAGCAGTAACCAGAAGGATCAAACATTTCCAGAGAGACCCGGTGAACCTGAATGCCAATACTATTTGAGAACCGGTGACTGTAAATTTGGATCAACTTGTAGGTATCATCATCCCAGAGATAGGGTTGTGCCACGAACAAATTGCATCCTCAGTCCAATGGGACTTCCTTTACGTCCA GGGGTGCAGCCTTGTTCATTCTACTTGCAGAATGGACACTGCAAGTTTGGGTCCACGTGCAAATTCGACCACCCAGTAGGAGCAATGAGATATAATCCATCAGCATCATCTTTCATTGACATGCCAGTTGCTCCCTACCAATTTGGGTCTTTACTGGCTACATTGGCGCCTTCCTCCTCTTCTTCTGATTTACGGCCTGAGCTGATTTCGTCTAAGAAGGATTCCTATTTGAGCCGAATCCCTTCTTCTGCTAGCACATCTAGTAGTTCAGTTGGTTTGATTTTTTCGCAGACAGGTTCTGTTCCCCTTTCTGATTTGCAGCTTTCAAGTCAGAGTTCGGTTCCACTAAGCAGTAGCAGAAGCACAAGACAGGGTGGTGAGGTTCGTCGCACAAATTGA
- the LOC128285644 gene encoding zinc finger CCCH domain-containing protein 32-like, whose protein sequence is MELYGRNPGRNGSQSVHQPEWSPAGPGTGLEESMWQLSLRGAESYPERPGVPDCVYYMRTGLCGYGSRCRYNHPRNRAAVYSFYRLLQLMRVFLFFI, encoded by the exons ATGGAGTTATACGGTCGAAACCCGGGACGGAATGGGTCGCAATCGGTTCACCAACCCGAATGGAGCCCCGCCGGTCCCGGAACCGGCCTGGAAG AATCGATGTGGCAATTGTCGTTGAGGGGGGCCGAATCGTACCCGGAACGGCCCGGGGTACCTGACTGTGTTTACTACATGCGAACCGGTTTGTGCGGATATGGTAGCAGGTGCCGTTACAATCACCCTCGCAACCGTGCTGCGGTATATTCCTTTTATCGTTTGCTTCAATTAATGAGGgttttccttttctttatttgA